Part of the Lolium rigidum isolate FL_2022 chromosome 6, APGP_CSIRO_Lrig_0.1, whole genome shotgun sequence genome, AGCAGTGAGTCTCCGTCCTCCAGTAATCTCGTACGACGTTGATGCGCCTATAAATTGAGACCACAGCGGTGAAGGTGAACCTCGAGCACTCCAAACAACACAAACATACATACTTCTCCACCTCCCCTTGCTGCCGGTGGCGTAGCTAGCTCTTGTTCCAGCCATGAAAAGATAAGCTAGACTGCTAGAGTATGATTGGAGAAGAAGAGGTCGGCAGGTAATATTTCACACAGCACAACTCCATGCACGGATATCTGCTACCATACAAATTATCAACTGACTTTATACAATTTCTCCATGTTCTGATTTATGCATAGGTAGAGAGCATTTTGAACAACAGTCTAATTCGACCAGCAAACTACCTAGCTACCCAGCCATCAAAGTTTAAATCCCCAGGTAATGTTACACACCTCACAAACATAGCATTCCTTACTTGCCGTTTAAGATTTTCATTGTTCCTATGTACGTGTATATAGAGAATACTGAAGACATCTAATTCCACCAGGCAGCAGCATACATGCATAGCCACCCAGCCATGAAAGCTACCACCTCAGTCGGACAGTTATTAATCCTGGTGTTGCTGGCTTACTGTACACATGGCGTCGCCTGCAGCTCCTTACTTTGGAACGAGACAGATCGGCTATCGCTGCTTGGATTCAAGGATGCAATCACTCTAGATCCACAGCAAGCTTTCATGTCCTGGAACGATACCACCCACTTCTGTAATTGGGAAGGAGTCACGTGCAGGGCGAAGAACACTCTGCCACGCCGTGTCACTTCTCTGAACCTTACAAGTCGAGGTTTGGTAGGACACATATCTCCTTCACTTGGGAACCTAACATTCCTGCACTCTCTTGTCCTGACGGAGAACACACTCACCGGAGAGATTCCACAATCCCTCGGTCACTTGCGTCGCCTCCAAACCTTGAACTTGAGTAATAACACGCTGCAAGGAAGGATACCGAGTTTGGCAAACTGCTCAAAGCTCGAGGTGCTAGATGTTTCATTTAACAATCTAGTTGGCCAATTTCCTTCTGATCTCCCTCCTCACCACCTTCAGGTGCTGCAGATTGCAGTTAATAACCTTACCGGTACAATTCCAGCTTCTCTTGCCAATATCACAACACTAACCGTGATTAGTTGTACGCTCAATCACTTCAAGGGAAATATCCCAAGCAAGTTTGCTGATCTGTCGGGCTTGCAGTACCTGCAAGCGAGTGGCAATCGATTGACAGGCAGGTTTCCACAAGCAGTCTTGAATATTTCTACTATCATCGGCCTTAACCTTGCTTACAATGGTCTAAGTGGAGAGGTACCACCAAATCTATGTACCTCTCTGCCCAATCTCCAGTTTCTTCTATTAGATGGAAACTTCTTTCTAGGGCACATTCCTAGTTCATTCACTAATGCTTCTAATCTAAACACAATAGATTTGTCGGGTAATAACTTCACTGGATTGGTGCCcaccacaattggcaaacttaccAAGCTCTCATTGTTGAATCTTGAAGATAATCAACTCCGAGCACATAGCAGGGCCGAATGGGAGTTTTTGGACAGCTTAAGCAATTGCACAGAGCTAAAGATATTCACAATGAGTATTAATCGTCTATCAGGGCATGTACCAAGTTCATTAGGTAACCTTTCCAATCAACTCCAGGAGCTATACTTGGCAGAAAATCAGCTATCAGGAGATTTTCCTTCCGGCATAGCAAACCTTCGTAACCTATTTACCATAACACTGGGAGAAAACCAATTTACAGGTGTGGTTCCGGACTGGATTGGAACTCTCACGAAATTGCAGGAAATAAGCTTATTCAAAAACTTCTTTACGGGGTCCATTCCATCATCCTTATCAAACTTGTCTCGATTGGGAATGCTTGATCTATACTCAAACCACTTCACTGGCCACATGCCATCAAGCTTTGGAAACCTTCCTATGCTTCAAGGGTTGGACATTTCCCACAACAATCTTCATGGTAGGATTCCAAAGGAGATCTTTAGAATCCCTTCATTGTTGTTAATTGATTTGTCTTTCAACAACCTCGAAGGACAACTTCCAACTACCATTGGTAATGCCAAACAACTTGAATCTTTGGTATTGTCAGCAAATAAGCTATATGGGGATATCCCAAACACTCTGAGTGATTGTGAAAGTTTAGAAGCAATTGAGTTAGACTCGAATGTTTTCAGCGGAAGCATTCCCACTCTATTAGGTAGGATAACCAGCCTCAATGTTTTGAATTTGTCTACCAATAACTTAAGTGGCTCAATACCAATATCTCTTGGCAACTTACAATTTCTTGAGAAGCTAGATTTGTCATTGAACCATCTTTATGGTGAGGTTCCAAGAAAAGGGATCTTCAAGAATGCTAGTGCTGTGCGGATAGATGGAAACAAGGGGCTTTGTGGTGGGGCATTGGAGTTACACTTGCTAGCATGTGATGTTTTTCCTTCAAATTCAACTAGGCTCAAGGAACCTTTAGTGCTCAAAGTAGTTATCCCAACAGCCAGTATAATATTACTTGCTATGGTCTTATTTGGCATAATGCAATGGAGAGTAAAACACAAGAGCAAATCTATATCTCCACCATCATTTGCTACAAAATTTCCCCAAGTATCTTTCAATGATCTAGCTAGAGCAACACAGGGATTTTCAACGTCCAACTTGATTGGTGGAGGGGGATACGGTTCTGTATACAAAGGAAAACTAGTTgggaaccaacatgaggttgccaTAAAAGTCTTCAACCTAGAGACAAGAGGAGCACATAAGAGCTTCATTGCAGAATGCAATGCACTGAGAAATGTGCGGCATCGTAATTTGGTCTGTATCGTAACTGCATGCTCAAGCATTGATTCTAATGGTAATGATTTCAAAGCCCTAGTGTATGATTTGATGCCACGAGGAGACTTAGATAAACTGCTATACCCAACTCGAGACCATGAAAGCACTTCAGATTTGGACTGTATTACAATGGCACAAAGGATGAGCATTGTAGTGGATGTAGCTGATGCAATGGAGTACCTACACCATAACAACCAAGGAACAATGGTTCATTGTGATTTGAAGCCTAGCAACATACTTTTGGATGACAATATGACAGCTCATGTTGGAGACTTTGGCCTGGCAAGATTCAAAGATGATTCCACAACGTTATCTCTTGGTAACCCAAACTATTCTTCAGTTGCACTAAGGGGAACGATCGGATATGCTGCTCCAGGTAATCACTTATTTGCAACTTGTGTTGCTACATTATTTTCGTATTTTTATGTTAACCACTAATTTGAAATTAACTCCTCATTTGTTCATTCCTCAGAATATGCAGTGGGTGGTCAAGTTTCAACTGCCGCAGATGTTTACAGTTTTGGTGTCATTCTGCTCGAAGTATTCATTCGAAGAAGGCCAACTGATGCCATGTTTAAGGATGGATTGAGCATTGTAAAGTTCACAGAGATCAATTTCCCTGATAGGGTATTGGAGATTGTTGATCCGCAACTGCTACAGGAGTTGGAGCTTTGCAAAGAAACTCCATTGGACTTGAAGGAAAGTGGTTTAGGTTATCTGATATCTATGCTTAACGTTGGCCTTTGCTGCACCAAGCCATCTCCAGGTGAACGTATCAACATGCAGCAGGTCGCTACCAAGCTACATGGAATCAGGGATGCATATCTCAGGGAAAATTGAAGAAGCAGTAATGTTCGCTTCAGTAATACTATCTACCTATTAAAGTTGTTGCATAGTTAGAGTTTACCACATAACCTGTATGTAAGGTCAACCAGATCTGAAACCTCGGCGTGTTACTGTATCATCCCAGGATCAAGCTACATAAACCAGAATAATGAAGACGAATATTACTTCCATGTATCAATATAACCAAACAAACATACATTATATTGATTAGCACCTGAAGTTCAGAGTTTACCCAACTAGCCCTGAGGGCAGCACAGAACAGTAGATGAACCGATCCATATGCCACAGGATTGTATCTGTCCAGTCAACGCCGATACCAAGATTAAAAAAATTCTTGCAGCTCTGCCCCTATCATTGGGCCGCTATCTCACATGCTCTGCTACGATGGCTTCATACGCCATGGGATGCAGTTCTTCCTTAAGCTATGCACCCTCCTGTCTCCCGCACTAGCGTCACATCCATCCAGCATTTGCATCTTGGCCTGCAACAAGAATTCCAGTCAGTATCATGTGACAAGTTACCAAACTAGAAAAGCATCACAAAGACATCTAAGTCCGGCGGCAAAAACATTGTCTGTTAATTTTTCAGAGTTGATTTCAGACCCTGATGCCGAAGTGCGGACCAAATTTATGGTTAACCCGTTATTCCAAGAACCAAGATCTACGTTGTGTTTCCTCCTTTTCCCCCCCTAAAAGATAACAAGTTGGAACAGTATTGAGCACAGCTTTCACACGCTCGGCGTATTCTGTACCTGTAACCTTAACGCTGTAACACACATTTCACCACTCATGAATGATCAAATTCAGCCAAACACTTGCACGAGATCACAAACATTTAGAGGTTGTTGGAACCTATCAGTACTTGTACACAACTAAACTCAGCTGGCACTGGAGACGCAATTTCGCAGCAGCATCTGAATCCTCCATCGCACAATGACGCATTGAGTGGCTGAGCTGCAGCTGTCAGAAGAATGCCGATCCTAAATTAGCACCAGATTACTCATACGCTCCGGCACAAACTAAGACAAATTCAGGTTACACATAGGCTGGATCTACCCGACGCAGCTACCAGACCAGTCCACAGTCGCGAGGCACCAGAAGAGTATGTGGGCCGAGAGGAGGGGACTGGGGCGGACAGGGGAGGGGAGGGCGTGGCGGGTGGAACCTGAGGAGGACTGCGAGGAAGAGGTGCGGGTGTCGACCATCCTCGCCGGCATCttcggcaacggcggcggcgcgtgagGTCGCCGGCGATGGTTAACTGAATAGACCTTTGCAGAAGAGCAGGCTGGTGCCTTTGTGTCATGGGTTAATTGGAATAATATTTCCACACAACGTAACTATAAATTTCCCTTACTGTTACAATATAACTTTGTTTTAAAAGCTAGTTTAGCTTTCTAGAAAAAATTGTACTTTCTAacatttaaattttaataaatctcagACAACCTCGGTGGAATGAAGAGAGTATTTTAGAACGAAGGTAGCACAATTTTTCTATGCAGTTACAATTTTTCTCAGCAGTTTAATTTTCCGGCCAAAACTTGATAAATTCCTGGACTGCTTCGTTTCGTCCACGTTTGCTCTGATTTGTTTGACACTTCAGtttgcattttttttgttttttcggaATTTTGAGGGTTGTTTAATTTTCAACAAAAATTAAACGTTTTTGGCATCAGAATAAGATGGCATGACCCACAGGTGCTGCCCAAATTTGGACACAATTAAGGTCGTACGATCAGTATTGATACACACATTGGAAAACAAAGCATTTTCTGTTCGATGGAAAATTTTAGCACTTGCGGAGGTATGGAAAAGTGGTACCACCATATAACAACGATTCACGTGCTGCCCAAATTTGGACACAATTAAGGTCGTATGATCAGTATTGATACTCGTGTATCAGCTCCTTAAAAAAATACAGCGATTCACACctagctcatagtgggagtaacatagctagtaacatctcaagacattttggtgacatggcatgctaataaatgaagaaaaagagtgaggtggtaactagctatgttaccataacatcacacacctcaagacaagatgagtctacaacataataaatgatacaatgcatgacatcacatatagttactacccactatgaagatagtaacctagactagtaacatagcatatgttactagtctaagttactccccactatgaccagcctaaggtTCGTGCGAGATCTAAAAAAAAGGCCCACACTACGGCAGAACAGGGCGTTGCCGTGCAGccgaaacgcacggcaaaggcccaaatccgctcggcaaagcctttcgggcgataacacttggaagattcctcgacttgtaggccgaagtgtcccgctgcgggtatatcggtggctataatgtgccaaagtgttccaaacctagatttccatgtgtatatggcctaaacaaaactaaacctatcaaaaagtatgtttgtggaacctcgcgcggagaaatctaggggggtagaccccccgaggcacgcagaccgccgttatcgggggggaatgaccgccggggcaccggaatgccaccaaaacttgcaagtggacctaggatatgtgtgaaagtgtgttggaaggtgtgattcaccaaatggtgcaaggcatagctcccatgtgtgacattcctctctttcaggcgataacacttggaagatttctcGACTTGTAggttgaagtgtcccgctgcgggtatatgatacgtctccgacgtatcgataatttcttatgttccatgccacattattgatgatatctacatgttttatgcacattatatgtcattattatgcgttttccggaactaacctattgacgagatgccgaagggccggttcctcgttttctgctgtttttggttccagaaatcctagtaaggaaatattctcggaatcggacgaaatcaaggcccagcatcctatttttccacgaagcttccagaacacccgagagtcgccagaggggggccactgggcccccagatgacagggcggcgcggcctagggtggggggcccctagtgtgtcaccgcctcgtcgcccctccgactccgcctcttcgcctatataaaggtccctgacctaaaacctcgatacggaaaagccacggtacgagaaaccttccagagccgccgccatcgtgaagccaagatctgggggataggagtctctgttccggcacgccgccgggacggggaagtgccccggaaggctcctccatcgacaccaccgccatctccatcaacgctgctcgtctcccatgaggagggagtagttctccatcgaggctcggggctgtaccggtagctatgtggttcatctctctcctatgtacttcaatacaataatctcatgagctgccttacatgattgagattcatatgatgatgcttgtaatctagatgtcattatgctagtcaagtgggttttacttatgtgatctccggagactccttgtcccacgtgtgtaaaggtgacgagtgtgtgcaccgtgtgggtctcttaggctatatttcacagaatacttattcaccgttatgaagagcatagtgaagtgcttatttatatctctttatgattgcaatgtgttttgtatcacaatttatctgtgtgctactctagtgatgttattaaagcctgcacggtgtaatggtgacagtgtgtgcatcgtgtagtacttggcgtgggctatgattgtgatctcttgtagattatgaagttaactattgctatgatagtgttgatgtgatctattcctcctttcgtagtgtgaaggtgacagtgtgcatgatatgttagtacttggtttggttatgttgatctgtcatgcactctaaggttatttaaatatgaacattgaatattgtggagcttgttaactccggcattgagggttcgtgtaatcctacatagttagtggtgttcatcatccaacaagagggtgtagagtctagcatctatctatttattctgttatgtgatcaatgttgagagtgtccactagtgaaagtatgatccctaggccttgttcctaaatatcgctatcgctgcttgtttactcgttttatcgcatctttacttctcgcaatattaataccatcaatcgcacgccagcaagcacttttctagcgccgttactactcgctcatatatattcataccacctgtatttcactatctcttcgccgaactagtgcacctattaggtgtgttggggacacaagagacttcttgctttgtggttgcggtggttgcatgagagggatatctttgacctcttcctccccgagttcgataaaccttgggtgatccacttaagggaaacttgctgctgttctacaaacctctgctcttggaggcccaacactgtctacaagaatagaagcacccgtagacatcaagcacttttctggcgccgttaccggggaggaaaggtaaaaggctctcatactctggtctcaggtaaagtacttttctggcgccgttgtgtgtgtgctcgaagctatttcctttagaccctgcaattgcatatttttgtttcttgtttacactagtttggcataatggacaacaatgagcttcttattctatttccttatttaagacatggatggtttgatgcgaaaattaaaaaacccatggaacatattagcatgaatactttgaataccattgttgctaatgatatggaaaattctaagcttggggaagctggttctgatgagcatgatctttttagtcccccaagcattgaggagaaaatttactttgatgatactttgcctcctatttatgatgattataatgatagtagtcttttagtaccgcctgttatggaggataaatttgattatgattacaatatgcctcctatatttgatgatgagaataataatgatagctactttgttgaatttgctcccactattactaataaaattgattatgcttatgtggagagtaataattttatgcatgagactcatgataagaatgctttatgtgatagttatattgttgagtttgctcatgatgctactgaaagttattatgagagaggaaaatatggttgtagaaattttcatgttactaaaatgcctctctatgtgctgaaatttttgaagctacacttgttttatcttcctatgcttgttactttgctcctcatgaacttgtttatttacaagattccttttcataggaagcatgttaggcttaaatttgttttgaatttgcctcttgatgctctcttttgcttcaaatactatttcttgcgagtgcatcattaaaactgctgagcccatcttaatggctataaagaaaaaaacttcttgggagataacccatgtgtttattttgctacagtacttttattttgtatttgagtcttggaagttgttactactgtagcaacctctcttatcttatttttatcgcattgttgtgccaagtaaagtctttgatagtaaggttcatactagatttggattactgcgcagaaacagatttctttgctgtcacgaatttcgacctgcctctctgtaggtagctcagaaaaatatgccaatttgcgtgcatgatcctcagatatgtatgcaactttcattcaatttgagcattttcatttgagcaagtctggtgcctcgataaaatccatctttacggactgttctgttttgacagattctgccttttatttcgcattgtctcttttgctatggtggatgaatttctttgttccattaatgtccagtagctttatgcaatgtccagaagtgttaagaatgattgtgtcacctctgaacatgttaatttttattgtgcactaaccctctaatgagttgtttcgagtttggtgtcgaggaagttttcaagggtcaagagaggaggatgatatactatgatcaagaagagtgaagagtctaagctttgggatgcctccatggttcatccctggatattataagaagactcaagcatctaagcttggggatgcccaaggcattcccttcttcatcgacaaattatcaggttttttctcttgaaactatatttttattcggtcacatcttatgtgctttgcttggagcgtcggtttgtttttgtttttgtttttgtttgaataaatgcttgtgtgggagagagacacgctccgctggttcatatgaacacatgtgttcttagtttttaattttcatggcgaaggttgaaactgcttcgttaattgttatatggttggaaacgggaaatgctacatgtagtaattggtaaaatgtcttgaataatttgatacttggcaattgttgtgctcatgtttaagctcttgcatcatatactttgcacctattaatgaagaaacacctagagcttgctaaatttggtttgcatatttggtctctctaaagtctagataatttctagtattgagttttgaacaacaaggaagacggtgtagagttttataatgtttacaatatgtcttttatgtgagttttgctgcaccggttcatccttgtgtttgttttaaataaccttgctagcctaaaccttgtatcgagagggaatacttctcatgcatccaaaatccttgagccaaccactatgccatttgtgtccaccatacctacctactacatggtatttcttcgccattccaaagtaaattgcttgagtgctacctttaaaatttccatcattcacctttgcaatatatagctcatgggacaaatagcttaaaaactattgtggtattgaatatgtacttatgcactttatctcttattaagttgcttgttgtgcgataaccatgtttctggggacgccatcaactaatctttgttgaatatcatgtgagttgctatgcatgtccgtcttgtctgaagtaagagagatctaccaccttaatggttggagcatgcatattgttagagaagaacattgggccgctaactaaagccatgaatcatggtggaagtttcagttttggacatatatcctcaatctcacacgagaacactaattgttgctacatgcttatgcattaaagaggagtccattatatgttgtccatgttgtcccggtatggatgtctaagttgagaataatcaaaagcgagaaatccaaaatgcgagctttctccttagacctttgtacaggcggcatggaggtacccctttgtgacacttggttaaaacatgtgtattgcgatgatccggtagtccaagctaattaggacaaggtgcgggcactattagtatactatgcatgaggcttgcaacttgtaagatataatttacatgatacatatgctttattactaccgttgacaaaattgtttcatgttttcaaaataaaagctctagcacaaatatagcaatcgatgctttcctctttgaaggacctttcttttacctttatgttgagtcagttcacctatttctctccacctcaagaagcaaacacttgtgtgaactgtgcattgattcctacatacttgcatattgcacttattatattactctatgttgataatatccatgagatacacatgttacaagttgaaagcaaccgctgaaacttaatcttcctttgtgttgtttcaatacctttactttaatttattgctttatgagttaactcttatgcaagacttattgatgcttgtctttaagtactattcattaaaagtctttgctttatgattcatttgtttactcatgtcattaccattgttttgatcgctgcattcattacatatgcttacaatagtatgatcaaggttatgatggcatgtcactccagaaattatctttgttatcgtttactcgctcgggacgagcagaactaagcttgggatgctgatacgtctccgacgtatcgataatttcttatgttccatgccacattattgatgatatctacatgttttatgcacattatatgtcattattatgcgtttccggaactaacctattgacgagatgccgaagggccggttcctgttttctcgctgtttttggttccgaaatcctagtaaggaaatattctcggaatcggacgaaatcaaggcccaagcatcctatttttccacgaagcttccggaacacccgagagtcgccagaggggggccactgggcccccagatgacagggcggcgcggccgagggggggggcgcccccctagtgtgtcaccgcctcgtcgcccctccgactccgcctcttcgcctatataaaggtccctgacctaaaacctcgatacggaaaagccacggtacgagaaaccttccagagccgccgccatcgcgaagccaagatctgggggacaggagtctccgttccggcacgccgccggacggggaagtgccccggaaggctcctccatcgacaccaccgccatctccatcaacgctgcttgtctcccatgaggagggagtagttctccatcgaggctcggggctgtaccggtagctatgtggttcatctctctcctatgtacttcaatacaataatctcatgagctgccttacatgattgagattcatatgatgatgcttgtaatctagatgtcattatgctagtcaagtgggttttacttatgtgatctccggagactccttgtcccacgtgtgtaaaggtgacagtgtgtgcaccgtgtgggtgtcttaggctatatttcacagaatacttattcactgttatgaagagcatagtgaagtgcttatttatatctctttatgattgcaatgtgttttgtatcacaatttatcggtgtgctactctagtgatgttattaaagtagtttattcctcctgcacggtgtaatggtgacgagtgtgtgcatcgtgtagtacttggcgtgggctatgattgtgatctcttgtagattatgaagttaactattgctatgatagtgttgatgtgatctattcctcctttcgtagtgtgaaggtgacgagtgtgcatgctatgtcgagtacttggtttggttatgttgatctgtcatgcactctaaggttatttaaatatgaacattgaatattgtggagcttgttaactccggcattgagggttcgtgtaatcctacacggttagtggtgttcatcatccaacaagagggtgtagagtctagcatctatctatttattcgttatgtgatcaatgttgagagtgtccactagtgaaagtatgatccctaggccttgttcctaaatatcgctatcgctgcttgtttactgttttactgcatctttacttcctgcaatattaataccatcaactgcacgccagcaagcacttttctggcgccgttactactgctcatatatattcataccacctgtatttcactatctcttcgccgaactagtgcacctattaggtgtgttggggacacaagagacttcttgctttgtggttgcggggttgcatgagagggatatctttgacctcttcctccctgagttcgataaaccttgggtgatccacttaagggaaacttgctgctgttctacaaacctctgctcttggaggcccaacactgtctacaagaatagaagcacccgtagacatcagtatacgagtggctataatgtgccaaagtgtgccaaccctatctttccatgtgtatatggcctaaacaaaactaaacctatgaaaaagtacattggtggaacctcgcacggagaaatctaggggggtagacccccgaggcacgcagaccgccgttatcggggggggggatgaccgccggggcaccggaatgccaccaaaacttgcaagtggacctaggatatgtgtgaaagtgtgttgtaaggtgtgattcaccaaatggtgcaaggc contains:
- the LOC124665905 gene encoding putative receptor-like protein kinase At3g47110, with product MHSHPAMKATTSVGQLLILVLLAYCTHGVACSSLLWNETDRLSLLGFKDAITLDPQQAFMSWNDTTHFCNWEGVTCRAKNTLPRRVTSLNLTSRGLVGHISPSLGNLTFLHSLVLTENTLTGEIPQSLGHLRRLQTLNLSNNTLQGRIPSLANCSKLEVLDVSFNNLVGQFPSDLPPHHLQVLQIAVNNLTGTIPASLANITTLTVISCTLNHFKGNIPSKFADLSGLQYLQASGNRLTGRFPQAVLNISTIIGLNLAYNGLSGEVPPNLCTSLPNLQFLLLDGNFFLGHIPSSFTNASNLNTIDLSGNNFTGLVPTTIGKLTKLSLLNLEDNQLRAHSRAEWEFLDSLSNCTELKIFTMSINRLSGHVPSSLGNLSNQLQELYLAENQLSGDFPSGIANLRNLFTITLGENQFTGVVPDWIGTLTKLQEISLFKNFFTGSIPSSLSNLSRLGMLDLYSNHFTGHMPSSFGNLPMLQGLDISHNNLHGRIPKEIFRIPSLLLIDLSFNNLEGQLPTTIGNAKQLESLVLSANKLYGDIPNTLSDCESLEAIELDSNVFSGSIPTLLGRITSLNVLNLSTNNLSGSIPISLGNLQFLEKLDLSLNHLYGEVPRKGIFKNASAVRIDGNKGLCGGALELHLLACDVFPSNSTRLKEPLVLKVVIPTASIILLAMVLFGIMQWRVKHKSKSISPPSFATKFPQVSFNDLARATQGFSTSNLIGGGGYGSVYKGKLVGNQHEVAIKVFNLETRGAHKSFIAECNALRNVRHRNLVCIVTACSSIDSNGNDFKALVYDLMPRGDLDKLLYPTRDHESTSDLDCITMAQRMSIVVDVADAMEYLHHNNQGTMVHCDLKPSNILLDDNMTAHVGDFGLARFKDDSTTLSLGNPNYSSVALRGTIGYAAPEYAVGGQVSTAADVYSFGVILLEVFIRRRPTDAMFKDGLSIVKFTEINFPDRVLEIVDPQLLQELELCKETPLDLKESGLGYLISMLNVGLCCTKPSPGERINMQQVATKLHGIRDAYLREN